CACGGGGCTGCCGCCCGGTCCTATCTGCTCGCCGGGCAAGGCCTCGCTTGAAGCGGTTGCAAATCCCAAGAAAACGAAGTATCTTTACTTCGTTTCGAAGGGGGACGGTTCGCACCACTTTTCCGAGACCGCTTCCGAGCATGAGCAGATGAAGCGCAAGCTTAACAAAGAAAGGAGCCGGAATGGGGCATAGGATCCTTGCCTTAAATCCGGGAGGAGGCTCAACCAAGGTGGCACTTTACGAGGACTCAAAGGCAATCCACGAAGACAAGATCCGTCATCCAGCAGATGAGATCGCCGGGTTCGCGTCCACCTTAGAACAACTCGATTACAGGCGCGAAGCGATCGATTCACTCCTTGATGCGTGGAAGGTAGATAAAACAACGTTTTCCGCGGTTGTGGGCCGTGGAGGGCCGTTCAAGCCTCTTGTTTCAGGCACCTACCGGGTGAACGAGCGGATGCTTTCAGATATCCGCGAAGGCCGGGTGGCAGCGGATCATCCCTCAAACCTGGGAGCGCTACTGGCCGCAGAGATCGCATCACCTTTGGGGATACCTGCGTTCATAGTTGATCCTGTTTCGGTGGATGAGTTCATCCCTGAGTCCCGCATCTCAGGCCTGCCTGATATCGAACGGCGTTCCCTATCTCACGCCTTAAACATGAAGATGGTGGGCCGCAAGGCGGCGGCCAAGCTGGGCAAGCGATATCAGGACCTCAGCCTGGTCATCGCCCATCTCGGGACCGGAATCTCCATAGGTGCGCACCGCAAGGGCCGACAGATAGACGTCAACAACGCAAACGACGGCGGACCCATGTCCCCACAGCGTACCGGTTACCTTCCAGTTACCCAGCTAGTCAAGCTCTGCTTCTCTGGTTTCTACGACGAAAAAGCCCTGAAGAAGAAGATCACCAAGGAAGGCGGATTACTTGCTTACCTCGGATCAGATGATATATCACCACTTTATCGTAAAGCTGAAGCGGGTGATGAAAAGGTTGGGCTGGTCCTTCGTGCCATGGTCCAGCAGATAGCCAAGGAGATTGCGGCACAGTCTGCTGTCCTGGATGGGGAGCTTGATGCTATTGTTCTTACCGGGGGAATGGCGTATGAACCCAATCTTATAGAAGCGATCAAGCGCAAGATTTCGTTTATTACCCCGAACATTCTAGTCTTCCCGGGCGAGGATGAGCTTGAGGCGCTCGCCTTGGGCGCTCTGCGTGTCCTCACCGGAGAAGAGGAGGCCATGACGTATGAGTGAGAAGAAGTTCCTATCCGGAGACGAAGCGGTTGCGCAGGGAGCCTGGGAGGCAGGCTGTCATGTAGCGGCATCGTATCCTGGAACACCGGCTACCGAGATACTTGAGGCTGTAGCCACCTACCCGGAGATCTACTGCGAGTGGTCGGTAAACGAGAAGGTGGCCTACGAGGTGGTGCTTGGTGCATCCATGGGCGGTGCCCGCGCTTTATACGCGTCCAAGCACGTCGGTTTGAACGTAGCCGCCGACCCCTTCTTCTCATCGGCATACATCGGCTCACGCGGCGGCCTGGTGGTGGTTACCGCAGACGATCCTTCCATGCACTCCTCCCAGAACGAGCAGGACAACCGCTACTACGGCATCGCGGCCAAGGTGCCTGTGCTTTCCCCATCTGACAGCCAGGAGTGCAAAGACTTCACCAAGCTTGCCTTCGAGATATCGGAGCGTTTCAACATACCGGTTATCGTTCGGTTAACCACCAGAACCTCACACGCCAACGGCGTGGTGACCTGCGAGGACAGAGTCGAAGTCCCGGTCAAGGGCTACGAGAAGAACATCCAGAAAAACCTTATACTGCCCATGTTTGCCCGTAAGCTGCACGTATCACTTGAGGAACGCATGCTGGCTCTCAAGGAGTTTTCAGAAACCAGCGATATTAATCGAGTTGAAAAAGGGGAGGAGGGCGTGGGCGTTATCGCCGACGGCGTAGCCTACACCTATGCCAAGGAGGTCTATCCTTCCGCGTGGTTCCTGAAGCTGGGAATGATGCACCCTCTGCCTGAGAAGCTGGTGCGTGAGTTGGCCTCCAAGGTGAAAAAGATCTATGTGGTTGAAGAAAACGATCCGGTGATCGAGCAAGCGGTCAAGGCGATGGGTATTGCATGCATCGGCAAGGAAAAGGTGCCTCGTGTGCTTGAGCTTAATCCGGATCGTCTGCGCTCCGCGTTCTTCGATGAGGAGCCTGTCAAAATAGATACCGGTGACGTTCCTGCACGTCCCCCGGCCCTCTGTCCAGGTTGCACCCATCGCCCTGTGTTCCACATCCTCTCCCGATTGAAACCCGTTATCACCGGTGACATCGGCTGCTACACCTTAGGGGCGCTTCCTCCGCTTAACGCGATGGACACCTGCGTGGACATGGGTGCCTCCATTACAGTAGCCCACGGCATCCGCAAGGCGCTTGATCAGATCGAAGATGAGAAGCAAAAGCAGAAGAAGATCGTTGCGGTTATCGGCGACTCAACCTTCTACCACTCAGGCCTTACCGGGCTTGCCAACGCGGTATACAACTCCTCGCCCATCACGGTGGTGATAATGGACAACCGGATCACCGCGATGACCGGTCATCAGCAGCATCCTGGCACCGGCAAGACCCTTATGGGTGAAGAGACCACAGAGATCGACGCAGCAGAGGTTGCGCGTGCATTAGGGGTCAAACACGTATGGGTGGTTGATCCCAACAACTACAAGGAGACCAAAGAGGTGCTCAAGGAGGCGATTAGTCTTGATGAGCCCTCGGTTGTGGTCGCCAAACGAGCTTGTCCACTCTACGACCGCAGCGAGTGGCAAAAGCCCTACTGGATAAACACAGACGAATGCAACGGCTGCAAGATCTGCGTTGGCCTGGGATGTCCAGCCATCAGTTTCGACGCTGAGACTGAGAAAGCCAAGGTAACCGAGGTTCTTTGCACGGGCTGCTCGATCTGCGCCCAGGTCTGTCCGAAAGGAGCGATCCATGCCTCAGAAGACAACTAATATCTTCGTTGCCGGCGTAGGCGGCCAGGGGATTATCAAGTTCTCCAACCTTCTGTGTGAGGTTGCCATGCGTGCCGGTCTGGACGTGAAGAAGTCCGAGATCCACGGCATGGCCCAGCGCGGCGGATCGGTAACCACCCACGTTCGATTCGGCGAGAAGGTTTACTCACCCCTGATCCCCCAGGGCGGTGCCGACTTCATCTGCTCCATGGAGCACCTGGAGGCGGTTCGCCACATTGCGTTCCTAAACCGTGAGCAGGGTCGCCTCATCTACGACCCCTATGAGATCGCTCCGCCCGAGGTCTACACCGCGCAGCGCTCCTACCCCAAAGACATTGAGGAAAGACTTGCCAAGCTCGCTCCCAATCGGATAGCGCTGCCTGCGTTCGAAAACGCCTTGAAGATCGGCAATTCCCGTGCGCAGAACGTGATCATGCTGGGAGCACTCTCCACCTTCCTGCCGTTCGAGGACTCACTCTACGAGGAAGCGATCCGCGCCGGATTCAAGCCCAAGTACGTGGATATAAACATCAAGGCGTTTCACCTGGGTAAGGAACTTGCGTCACAGTGAAGAAGGAATAAAACCGCAGATTACGCAGATTATAGGATGAATCATAACCAGACTGATCAAAGGAGTCCACACTTCGTCATACCCTGCCGATTTTTACTCTGTGTCCTCTGTGGTTATTGTAAGGTAAATCATGCAGGATAAGATCACCAAGGCCCGCGATGCGATAGCGCAAGCCTCGAAGATTCTTGTGTTCACCGGAGCCGGTATCTCCAAGGAGTCAGGCGTCCCCACCTTCCGTGAGGCAGACGGATTGTGGGAAAAGTTCAAGGCCGAGGATTTTGCTACTCTGGATGCGTTCAAACGCAATCCTCGCGAGGTGTGGAAGTGGTATCGCGAGCGTCGTGCTCTGGCACTAAAGGTCAAGCCCAATCCCGGACACTACGCGGTGGCCAGTCTGGAATCCCTGCACTCCGATTTCCTGGTGGCCACCCAGAACATCGACAACCTCCACACCCGGGCTGGTTCAAAGAATGTAATAGAACTTCACGGCAACATCATGCACTCCTACTGCATGAAGTGCGGACACCTGGTGGACGAATCCGCTGGTGAACTCCCTGGTGAAGTCCCGAGTTGTCCCTGCGAGGACTGCGACGGCCTGATGCGGCCCAAGGTGGTATGGTTCGGTGAACAGCTTGACCCGCATGACCTTGAACGTTCATTCCAGTTCGTCTCGGAGTGCGACTGCTGCATAGTTATCGGCACCTCGGGTCTTGTCTATCCTGCCGCCCAGATTCCTTTCCTTGCGCGCCGCAACGATGCTACAATCATCGATGTAAATCCTGAGCCATCCGCGATTACACCGATCGCAGATTACTTCCTTGCGGGCCCTGCTGGCCAGATAATGCCTCAGCTTGTTGAAGAATAGGGGAGAAGTGCGTTACACATACGGACCCGTAGCCTCGCGCAGACTTGGGCTGTCCCTGGGCGTGGATATACTGTCCTACAAGACCTGCAGTCTTGACTGCATCTACTGCCAGCTGGGACGGACCTCGGATCTCACTATAGAACGCAAATCCTTTTTCCCCAGGGAAGAAATCCTTGCCGAAGTCGTGGAAATAGCAGCCCAGAATAACCTCGACTACGTCACATTTTCAGGCTCGGGCGAACCGACGCTCAATTCCGACATAGGCTGGCTGATCAGGGAGATCAAAAGCAAAAGCGGTAGACCGGTTGCGGTTCTTACCAACTCCACGCTTTTGTGGATGTTGGAAGTCCGTGAAGAGCTTATGGCAACAGATCTTGTTGTTCCCTCTCTCGATGCCGCCACCGAGGAGACCTGGCGCAGGCTGAACCGACCACATCCGGATCTGGAGTTCGATAAGGTTATCGAGGGTCTTGTGACCTTTGCCAACGAATACTCCGGCAATTTATGGGTTGAGATACTGCTGGTGAAGGGGGTAAACGATTCATCTGAGCACATCAAGGCATTACGTAGGGTTTTATCCCGAATGCGCTACACCAAGATTCACCTGAATACGGTGGTTCGGCCGCCGTCTGAAGGTTCTGCAGTAGCTCTTAGTTATGGGGAACTTGAGGAGATCGCCAAGCGCCTTCCTGCTGATACCGAAGCAGTGCTTCCCTTTCGTGAGAAGGTCAAGCAGATCAGCGCTCACGGCGAGGCTGAACGCATTCTTGCCGCAATTGCCCGTCGCCCCATGACTGTCGAACAGATTAAAGAGAGCCTCGGCATCACTGCAACCCGCGCGGGGATCATTCTAAGCGAGTTGATATCTAACGGCAAGGCAAAGCAAGTAACCCACGAAAATAAAGAGTTTTACGAAGCAAACCAAGAAGTTGCTTGAAGAGATAATGTGGAACAGGCTCTCCAGTCTGTTGAATAGTATCCGCAGGAACTGAACCACAGATTGAAACTCGTTTCACTCGTTTCCCTTCAGTAGAACTCCTTACGGTCGTTCTCCTTCGGAACGCAGATTGCACTGATCAGGGGTGTTTTAAATCTGCGTTAATCTGTGAAATCTGCGGTTTTGAACTAAGGTATCCACTCCGCGTCAAAGAATCCGGCCTTTATTACCCCGCCCCAGCCTTTGTCGTGGACCGCATCTGAGAAGATGATGTAGTCAGGGATGCCTGCGCCCGAATAGAGGCTCGAGAAGTAGCCGGAAAGCTTCAGGCCATCGGAGCCGATACCTTCAAAGATCAAGACCTTTTTTGCATCATTTAAGGGATTGGGATAGACGAAAACCGCAGCTATGGCTTCCGGGGGAAGTATCTCTTGGCTAACGACAAAACGATCCTCCTCGATCCTGATCGGTAGATCTTTCTCGATCCTTGCAGTAACCGCGTTCTGCTCCGCGTTGCCGAACAGGATGAGGTTGTAGGAGCTTATGATCTCTTCGGTCACCGCGGTATCCGGCACAATCCTTACAGTGCCGTTTGCCACTACCCACCATCGCTGCGCTTCGCCTGCGGCCTTATGCAACAGCTTTGTAGTGGTTTCATCGTCTGCTTGAGTCCCATAAACAAGGATGAAAGGTTCGTAGTAGGCACCTTTGATCGGCGGATGGGGGAGGAGGTAGGTATCGGTTTCTGCTACCTGCCAGACCCTTTCGGTCGTTGTCCCGAACTGCGCACCCTTCCTGGTTGATAGCAAGAGGTGGCGGGTTTTTTGAATTGCTTTCTCGAACACAATCGAGTCTGTCTTGGCTATCGTGGAGAGTGTGTCGTCGTCAATTATCAGCGCAATTTTAGTCCCTGCTTTCTCCTCGCGTAAGCGTAAGGCGAAACGGCTCACGTTGACCGTCCTGATGCGGTATCCATCATCCTCAACCCAGCCTTCAATCACTGCGTCCTGCCTTCGATCCTTTATTGCATGGATGTGCAGCCAGTAGGCGCCGTTGTTCTGTGTAAGGTCGGCGCTGCGGTAGTAAACGTGTTCAGGATAGGGATCGCGAACCTGTTTCTGCATGAACTCCATCATGCGAGGCCAGTTCACGCAGGCAATGCCGTCGTCTGACCACCAGTGGGGCTTCTCCGGCACCTCCTCGTAATGATAATCGAATCCCAGCCGATTTAACCTTTTAGCGTATAGCCTTGCCTGAAACGCGGGAACGTTGTCGTCGGCACCGCCCTGAAGGATGTAGATGGGCAGGTTGGATGCGTTCTCAAGCCGGGCAAGCTGGTTGTCTGTTCGCAGGACATGGTCGCGCACAGCCAGCTGCCAGGGTTCTGCGTACAGTATTGACTTCTGCCACGTCCATGGAACGTAAAGCTGATGGTTTGTCCAGCCTGCACCCGGAGATGCGGAGGCGAAGAGATCAGGATGCGTAAGTCCCACGTGCCAGACCCCGTGCCCGCCCATGGAGTGACCTGTGAGATGGATTCGATCCTCGTCTATGGGGTATCGTTCCTTGACCTGTTCCAGCACCTCAAGAGCGTCCAGCCTGCCCCAGTCCTGCCAGTCGAATCCGAACGGCCTGCGGTTGGTGGGCGAGACCACGAAAGCCCAGTCCTTCTGCGTATAGGCGTTCACAAGACCTATGGCCTCGACCCCTGCGCCGTGCAGGGAAAAGATTAAGGGGTATTTTCTGGCGGGATCGTAGTTTCGAGGAGGCATTATCCCGTAATACTGGACCGAGTTGTCGATTGCGGATATGAAGGTCTCTTTTCTCGACTGATCCGGCTCTCTGCAGCGCAGCTTGAGGGTGGCTTCGGTTCGACCGTTTTCCCAGACCACGGACACCGGCAGTATCAGGGTATCGCCGGGGATGGAGTCAGGGAGGAGGGCGCCGAGCGAGAACTTAAACGGGGCTTTGTAGAAGCTCATGGGAGCTACAGGAGGCAGATCAAAGGTATCCGAAACGAATCCATCTCCGCCGACTACCAGCTTTACATCCTCCAGCCAATCTTCCGTACTGTTGGAGAGGGGCAGGGCGGCAAGGAACGGGCCTGTGGAATCGGCATATACCAGATCAGGAAGCGCTGCGTCCTTTGTGATTAGCCTTACGTCATCATCTACAGGAATGAGCATGAACTTTACCTTATCGTCGCCCGCACCGCCCAGGCGCAGCCAGATGTGGTTGAGACCGGAATCGAGCATCACCGGCACCTGAACGTAGCCTTTCCCGTAGATGTCTCCTGCGTAGCTCTGGCTGTTGACAAGGAAACCGCACCGCATGGCAACTGCCAGGGCGCAGGAACGTTCCGGAACCTCGACTTCCGCATAGGCGTAGCCTGAGTTGAAAAGGGCTGAGATTCCGTAAAAATCCTGCAGGGTATCCCACTTCACGTTTGGATAGTTGGTGGTAAGCCAACCGCTGGAATCGAGTTCTACTTTCTCCCAGACTACCCATCCGCCGGTGGCCATCACACTGAAATGAGTATCGCCTTTCTTGGGGATGTAGCGTGAGCCGTCTTCAGGCTCTGGCAGGTTTCGCCAGCCTGCCTCGCGCACCCCTCTCAGAAACGGGCCGCACACCAGGTACTCCTGTGGAAAGATGGTGTCCTGGATTGAAGGAACTGCACAAAGCAAACTCAAAATCAAAAACATGGAATGCCTCCTTGGGTTGGTAGGATGTTTTCAGGATGCTAAGCGAAGCTTGAGGAAAGTCAAGGGAATTAGGTATGTAGTGCGGGGCTTTAGCCCCGCTAGAAAGGCTAGGCGAACCTAAAGGTTCGCGCTACAGGGCTATTATTAGAATCAGGGGGTAGTCAAAGGTCGACCTTAATCAAGGCACGTCAGATATATGAGATCGCCGCGCTCCCTTCGGGAGCTCGCGATGACACCCTCACCTCTGCGATCTTTTTAGCCGAAGGGTAAAAAGGAGCATTAAGGCCCGATTGAATAAATTGCGGGCTGACCTAAAGGTCAGCCCCTACTTTTAACTTAGTCGGTCGCAATGACGGGATGTTTTGGAGTGCCTTGTTGCAGGAACTTTCCTGTCGAAAGTTTGGGGGTGAGAGTTTTGCGATCTTTTTAGCCGAAGGGTAAAAAGGAGCATTAAGCGACACGGTCGTTGCACTCCATAATTTCATTCCAATCTTTTCCCTGCAGGGGAAAAGGAGGATATAAAGGTTGACTCGTTAGGAGGAAGTGGTATAATTCCGCGTGGCCAAGCCTTTTCAGTTTTTCACCGAGCAGGGCATAGTCTATTACTCAGGTTACAAAGCCGACAACCTCAAAGCGCTTTTGACCGGTCTGCGCGGGGTGCCGTCATCCTCTATATTCTATCACCTCTATCACTCGCTTCTGCGCCGGCACTTTACCACCACCGACTACATGAACGACTTTGCTCAGTGGGTATGGGGGGTGCTCTGGCAGAAGACGTTGGGGGAGAAGCTTGCCTCGTTTGATCCTTTAGAGTTTACGCGTCTGCGCGACGCACGCGCTCGGCTTATAGAGATCGTTGATGCTTACGTAGGGGAGACCGAGTACTTCCTGCGCGTATCCGAGGAGCAGGCCTTCTACTTCCTGTGTATGAAGAGTTTCGTTTATCCCTTAGGTGTTCAGGCCTCGAGTCTACCTGAGCTCATGCAGGCACTGCGTGTGGTCTCACCGCAGAGCATTTTTTATCATCTCATAGAGTCCAGGCTTCGTCTACGTGAGCCTACCAACGATCTTTCCGACTGGCTTAAGACACAACTGGATATGCCTGATCTTGCCGCGACCATCAACACCTTCTCTCCCTACGAGTACAACCTGGAAGAGTTAAGAAACAAGATAATAGCCGTGGTCCATGATGCCATCAAGTAACAACAAACATCACCTTGAGGATTACGCCCCGATCGTTACCTCGGGTGTTATCAGGGAGATAGAGGAGCTGGCGCGTTTGCTGGGTCCGGTAAGGATCGTCCACGTTAACTCAACCAAGGAGGGGGGAGGCGTTGCAGAGATCCTCGGCTGGTTCATACCGATTATTGAAGAGTTGGGTATGAAGGTGGATTGGGAGGTCATAACCGGCGAGAAAGATTTCTTCACCATTACAAAGAAGTTCCACAACGCCCTTCACGGCCAGCCCGAGGAATTCACCGAGGAGATGTTTGCCGCATATCTTGATAACGTTGGCAAAAACGCTCCCAAGATACCTGAGGATGTCGACTTCGTGGTGATACACGATCCCCAGCCGGTGGCGATGATTGAACGCTACCCTGATCGCTCCAATCGCTGGGCCTGGCGCTGCCACATCGATCTATCCGAGGCCGATCTCAGGGTCTGGGGTTTCCTGAGGCCGTTCGTTGAACGCTACGATGGGGCGGTGTTCCATCTGCCTCAGTACACTAAGAACCTGATGGCGCCGCAGTTCATCGTCCCGCCGGCGATAGACCCACTTGCACCGAAGAACGAGAAACTCTCCGAGGAGGAGGTCTCTTCGACACTTCACAAGCTAGGTGTAGCGAATGACAAACGCATCATTCTGCAGGTCGCGCGGTTTGATAGATTGAAGGGTCCCTTTGGCGCCATAGAGGCCTTCAGGCTGGTGCGACGCTGGTATGACTGCCGCTTGATACTTGCCGGAGGTTCTGCCACCGACGATCCTGAAAGTCAGGCGGTGCTTGCCGAGATTCAAGATATGGCCGGAGATGACCCAGACATCCATATCCTCAACCTGCCGCCGGACTCGCACCGAGAGATAAACGCGCTTCAGCGTGCGGCCACCGTAGTTGTCCAGAACTCAAGGCGGGAAGGATTCGGACTCACCGTGACCGAGGCGATGTGGAAAGCCAAGCCGGTGGTGGGAACCGATATCGGCGGCATCCGGCATCAGATAATGCATGGGGTTTCCGGATTCCTTACCCACTCGGTAGAAGGTCTTGCCTATCGAATCCGACAACTTTTTGGCAACGAGAACATAGCAAAGCGCTTCGGTCAGCAGGCACGGGAGTATGTGCGCAACAACCTGTTGGTTCCGCATCACATCCGCCGCTGGCTTCTTGTATTTCACTCCTTGCGCAGGAAGAACGGCGACCTGATAACACTGTAACACCCCACGAAATCACAGAGTGATTTCGCGGGGACCCCAATTAAATGCTCCTTTTTCGTCTGGAAGGCTAAAAAGATCGCAGGATTAAAAAATGTCGGGCCGGTTTATAACCGGCCCTTTCGTTGTTTTTTTGCGAACTTTTTGACGTTAGTCAAAAAGGAGCAATTAGCTTCGGGGTTCCCCGCGAAGTTACGCAGTAACTTCGTGGGGTGTCATTCTACCTCGATCTCTTTGGCCCTGGCCTTGTCAGACTTGGGGAAGGTTATCTCCAGAACGCCTTCCTTATAGCTGGCCTTGGCCTTGTCAGACTCAACCTCGATCGGTAAGGAGACCACACGCTGAAACTTCCCGTAGGCATGCTCTACGCGATGGAAGTGCCGATCCTTCTCCTCGGCCTCATGCCGCCGCTCCCCTGAGATCACAAGGTTGTCACCGACGGTCTGGATCTTGATGTCTTCCTTCTTCATGCCCGGGATCTCGGCACGGACAACGAGTGAGTCCTTGGTCTCCTCAATATCAACAGCTGGGCCCCACAATGTTGGATACCCCTCGCTTGGCCAGCGGCCGAAGAACGAGTCGAACAACCGATCCATATCACGGCGGAATGAGTCAATTCCCCAGAAGGGGTCGTATCTCTTTATCTTACCCATTTTTGCAAACCTCCTTATGGTCTTGAAGTTTCCTGACGGCTTTTAACCCGTCAACTATATTATAGTTTGCTAAAATGGATTGTCAAGCCCGTTAAAAGGTCTGCACCTCAAGAGATAGTTACTAAGGTTACGCAGAATGAAGGGAGGGTAGCGATCTCATAGGACTCCTTGCAATGACACCCCCTCCTTAATCCTCCCCCATCAAGGGGGAGGAGACAAGGAGTCATTGCGAGCAAGCCGAAGGCTTGCGTGGCTCAGAAGGATGAGGCTCGCCGAATAATCTTATATGTGGCACGATGTGAATGTAGAGGAGTCCTTTTAAGATCTCTCGATAGCTGGTGATTTAAGGACTCGGATAATCCGCGGTTCGATGATATATAGGTACATATGAGATTGCTCCGTAGCCGTCGTCCTTCGGAGCTTCGTCCGTCCTTGCAATGACAAAAGCAATGTGGATCGGAGGCTTTCGTCCGTTCGGATACAATAGCTGGAAGGACACAACCAAGCATCCTCCGTCATCGCGACTGACCGAATGAAGGGAGGCGATCTCAACCCCTTGCTACCTGGTAACGATGTATTGCTCAGTCGCCGGACGGAGATTAAGCAACAGGCAGGGGTAAGGTTTCGTCTTAATGGAAAAGATGAACTCTTTGATTGCTCGCTACCGGATATTGGCTTCCAGACAACTTGCTCGTAGGGGATGGATGCGTTGTCTTATATGGGGGGCAGTCAAGGCAACGCTCGAGGGGGTGGCGTTTTTCTTCGGCATAACCAACGTATGGATGCGTGTTAGCATCGGGCTTATCTGGGTGGGTATCGTGGCGGCGGCAATTATACTTTTTATTACTACCAAACGCAGCCTTAAGTTGCTGGAGCAAGAGAAAGGTCTGCGGGTTTTCCTCAGGCTTCAGATTGTTGCTTTAATACTTCTCGGCATCCAGTTACCCCTTTTATCTTTTGCGGTTTTCTTTGCTGATGGTCTTGTGACTATAGTTTCCACATTTCTCTTTGTTATTTCGGGCTACTCTGTATCGGTAAGGCTTCGCGACAAACACTGACCTTTTCTGGTCGCGTTAACCTTCTTTAAGGGTGACTTAGCATTTACCCTCAGCATACTTGACAATTCCTTTTTCTAAGATAGGATGATGCCGTGAGATCAGAGAGAAGCAAAAAGACCGGGCAGGAGAATTTATCCGGGCGTTCTTCAAAAAAGAAGAAACGTCGTCTTCTGGTGGTCTCCAACCGTAGTCCCTATTACCTGGAATCAACAGGTGGCACCATGCGCATGGTCCGCAACGTCAGTGGTATGGTTACCGGTCTGGAACCGGTGCTTAGCTCAACAAAAGGGATGTGGATAGCATGGGGAACGGCTCCTGAGAACTGTTCTGCCGATACCTATCGTATTCCACCCTCCAATCCTACCTTTGATCTTAAACTTATCCCCCTTGATTTTGACGAACTCAAGCACTTTTACCTGGGTTTTTCCAACTCCACGCTCTGGCCGCTTGCCCATAATTTCCTTGGCCGTACCGCTTATCTTGAGGAAGACTGGCGGGTCTATGTGGCTGTGAATCAAAAATTTGCCGCCGCGGTTGCCCAAGAGGCAAAGCCTTCTGATCTCATCTGGGTAAACGACTATCATCTGGCCCTTGTTCCAATGATGCTGCGTTCGCTGCGTGTGCGTTCGAAGATCGGTTTCTTCTGGCACATACCTTTTCCCCCTTTTGATCTTTTCAGAACACTGCCCTGGCGTAAGGAGTTTCTTGAAGGGTTGATCAAAGCCGACCTTATTGGGTTTCACTGCCGGTCGTACGTTCAGAACTTCCTGCACGCCGTAGAGGATATATTGAAGAGGGATGTTTCCTTTGGCAAGGGGTTGATTCGTAATAAGCGGACGGTTAAGGTGGAGGCATTCCCGATGGGGGTGGATTACCCAGGGATTCAAGAGCTTGTCCATAAAGAAGAGACCCAGGAGGCGGCCAAGCGCCTGCGGCAGGATATTGGGGTGGAGCACATCGTTCTGGGTGTGGACAGGCTTGACTACTCCAAGGGTATACCCGAGCGTCTTGCGGCAGTGGAGAGGTTCCTTGAGGAGAATCCTCGTTACCTGGGCAAGATCTCGTTTGTACAGATATCGGTTCCGAGTCGCATTCAGATCCCTGAATACTATCGAATGAGACAGGAGGTTGAGAATGCGGTTGGAAGGATAAACGGCCGATTTGCACATGCTGCCTGGACCCCGGTTTACTACTACTTTCGTGCCTTGCCTTTTGAGGAACTCGTCACCTATTATCTCGCCGCGGATCTATGTTTTGTTACACCCCTGCGTGATGGCATGAACCTTATAGCCAAGGAGTACGTGGCGGCTCAGGATCCACAAAAAGGGATGCTTGTGCTTTCGGAGTTTGCGGGTGCTGCCGAGGAACTGAAGGAAGCGGTGATCGTGAATCCTTACAGTATACCTTCGCTTGTCCGTGGGCTCAAGGAAGCACTTGAGATAAATGTTGCAGAAAGGCGCACACGTATGAGCCGGATGCGTAAACGTCTGCGCCG
The DNA window shown above is from candidate division TA06 bacterium B3_TA06 and carries:
- the buk gene encoding butyrate kinase; this translates as MGHRILALNPGGGSTKVALYEDSKAIHEDKIRHPADEIAGFASTLEQLDYRREAIDSLLDAWKVDKTTFSAVVGRGGPFKPLVSGTYRVNERMLSDIREGRVAADHPSNLGALLAAEIASPLGIPAFIVDPVSVDEFIPESRISGLPDIERRSLSHALNMKMVGRKAAAKLGKRYQDLSLVIAHLGTGISIGAHRKGRQIDVNNANDGGPMSPQRTGYLPVTQLVKLCFSGFYDEKALKKKITKEGGLLAYLGSDDISPLYRKAEAGDEKVGLVLRAMVQQIAKEIAAQSAVLDGELDAIVLTGGMAYEPNLIEAIKRKISFITPNILVFPGEDELEALALGALRVLTGEEEAMTYE
- the iorA gene encoding indolepyruvate ferredoxin oxidoreductase subunit alpha — translated: MSEKKFLSGDEAVAQGAWEAGCHVAASYPGTPATEILEAVATYPEIYCEWSVNEKVAYEVVLGASMGGARALYASKHVGLNVAADPFFSSAYIGSRGGLVVVTADDPSMHSSQNEQDNRYYGIAAKVPVLSPSDSQECKDFTKLAFEISERFNIPVIVRLTTRTSHANGVVTCEDRVEVPVKGYEKNIQKNLILPMFARKLHVSLEERMLALKEFSETSDINRVEKGEEGVGVIADGVAYTYAKEVYPSAWFLKLGMMHPLPEKLVRELASKVKKIYVVEENDPVIEQAVKAMGIACIGKEKVPRVLELNPDRLRSAFFDEEPVKIDTGDVPARPPALCPGCTHRPVFHILSRLKPVITGDIGCYTLGALPPLNAMDTCVDMGASITVAHGIRKALDQIEDEKQKQKKIVAVIGDSTFYHSGLTGLANAVYNSSPITVVIMDNRITAMTGHQQHPGTGKTLMGEETTEIDAAEVARALGVKHVWVVDPNNYKETKEVLKEAISLDEPSVVVAKRACPLYDRSEWQKPYWINTDECNGCKICVGLGCPAISFDAETEKAKVTEVLCTGCSICAQVCPKGAIHASEDN
- a CDS encoding indolepyruvate oxidoreductase subunit beta (Involved in the incorporation of exogenous aryl acids in the biosynthesis of aromatic amino acids: catalysis of the ferredoxin-dependent oxidative decarboxylation of arylpyruvates.) — protein: MPQKTTNIFVAGVGGQGIIKFSNLLCEVAMRAGLDVKKSEIHGMAQRGGSVTTHVRFGEKVYSPLIPQGGADFICSMEHLEAVRHIAFLNREQGRLIYDPYEIAPPEVYTAQRSYPKDIEERLAKLAPNRIALPAFENALKIGNSRAQNVIMLGALSTFLPFEDSLYEEAIRAGFKPKYVDINIKAFHLGKELASQ
- a CDS encoding NAD-dependent protein deacylase; the encoded protein is MQDKITKARDAIAQASKILVFTGAGISKESGVPTFREADGLWEKFKAEDFATLDAFKRNPREVWKWYRERRALALKVKPNPGHYAVASLESLHSDFLVATQNIDNLHTRAGSKNVIELHGNIMHSYCMKCGHLVDESAGELPGEVPSCPCEDCDGLMRPKVVWFGEQLDPHDLERSFQFVSECDCCIVIGTSGLVYPAAQIPFLARRNDATIIDVNPEPSAITPIADYFLAGPAGQIMPQLVEE
- a CDS encoding radical SAM protein; its protein translation is MLKNRGEVRYTYGPVASRRLGLSLGVDILSYKTCSLDCIYCQLGRTSDLTIERKSFFPREEILAEVVEIAAQNNLDYVTFSGSGEPTLNSDIGWLIREIKSKSGRPVAVLTNSTLLWMLEVREELMATDLVVPSLDAATEETWRRLNRPHPDLEFDKVIEGLVTFANEYSGNLWVEILLVKGVNDSSEHIKALRRVLSRMRYTKIHLNTVVRPPSEGSAVALSYGELEEIAKRLPADTEAVLPFREKVKQISAHGEAERILAAIARRPMTVEQIKESLGITATRAGIILSELISNGKAKQVTHENKEFYEANQEVA